CCATGACGCTGGAGGGGTGGCCCTCCGCGGAGGCGAGGTTGATGAGGCGGCCGTCACCGAGAAGATTGATTTTGCGGCCGTCGGCCATCGTGAATTCTTCGACGAATTCACGAATTTTCCTCCGTCCCTTGGCGAGCGACTCCAGGGCGGGGATGTCGATCTCCACGTTGAAATGCCCGGAGTTGGAGAGGATGGCGCCGGACTTCATGGCGTCGAAGTGTTCGCGCCGGAGGACGCTCTTGTTGCCCGTGACCGTGCAGAAGATGTCACCCAAGGGGGCCGCCTTGTGCATGGGCAGGACCTCGAAACCGTCCATGGCGGCCTCGAGGGCCTTGAGGGGGTCGATTTCGGTTACGATCACGCGGCTGCCCATGCCCCTCGCGCGCATGGCGAGCCCCTTGCCGCACCAGCCGTAGCCGGCGACGACGAAATTCGAACCCGAGAGAAGGCGGTTGGTGGCGCGGATGATGCCGTCGATCGTGCTCTGTCCGGTGCCGTAACGGTTGTCGAAGAGATGCTTGGTCAAGGCCTCGTTCACGGCGATAATGGGATACGCGAGCATACCGTCGCGCTCCATGCTCTTCAAGCGGATGACGCCGGTGGTTGTTTCTTCCGTGCCGCCGATGACCTCCGCGAGCTGGGATTTCCTCTTTTGATGCAGCAGGCCCACGACGTCCGCCCCGTCATCCATCGTGATGACGGGATGGGAGTCCAGGACGGCCTCGATGTGACGGTAGTAGGTGGCGTTGTCCTCACCCTTGATCGCGTAGGTGGGGATGCCGTGTTCGATGGCCAAGCAAGCCGCCACATCGTCCTGGGTGGAGAGCGGATTGGAGGCGCAGAGGGTGATGTCCGCGCCGCCGGCCTTGAGGGCGAGCATCAAATAAGCGGTCTCCGTCGTCACGTGAAGGCAGGCACCGATCTTCACGCCCTTGAGCGGCTTTTCCTTTTCGAAGCGCTCGCGGATGCTCCTCACCACGGGCATGCTCTGGGCCGCCCACTCAATCCGCAATCTTCCTTGTTCGGCGAGTTTGGGGTCCTTGACGTCGTAATTTTGGGTCATTTCGTTCTGGCCACGAACGCGGCCGCCTCCCGTTTTTCCCCGCGAACCGCCGCGCCCGCGGTGTCTGTCTTTTTTGATGAGACGCCCTTGCCGCCCGCGAGCCGGAGCAGATCGTTCACCCGGTCCGTATTCTCCCAGGTAAAGTCGGGATCCTGGCGCCCGAAATGCCCGTAGGCCGCCGTTTTCTTGTAAATGGGGCGCAGAAGGTCCAAGGCCTTGATGATGCCGGCGGGGCGCAGGTCCCAAAGATGGGAGGCGATCTCCGCCAGCTTCTCGTCGGCGATCTTTCCCGTGCCGAAGGTGTCCACCATGAACGAGATGGGCTCGGCGTAGCCGATCGCGTACGCGATCTGGACCTCGCAGCGCTTCGCCAATTGCGACGCGACGATATTCTTGGCCACGTATCGCGCCATGTAGCAGGCGGAGCGGTCCACCTTACTCGGGTCCTTGCCCGAGAAGGCGCCGCCGCCGTGGCGGCCCCAGCCGCCGTAGGTGTCGACGATGATCTTGCGGCCCGTGAGCCCGGAGTCGCCGTGCGGCCCGCCGACGACGAACCGGCCCGTCGGGTTGATGAAGAACTTCGAGTCGCGGTCGAGCATCTGGTCGGGGATCGTCTTTTTGACGACTTCCTCCATCAGGGCGTCCTTGAGCTGGTTGTACGTCACCGAGGGATCGTGCTGGGAGGACAGGACCACCGTGTGAACGCGGGCGGGCCGGCTGTCGCGGTATTCGACGGTCACCTGCGACTTGCCGTCCGGTCGCAGGAAGGGGACCTTCTTGGACTTGCGGACCTCGGCCAATTTTCGCGTGAGCTTGTGGGCGTAAACGATCGGCATCGGCATGAGCTCCGGCGTCTCGTCGGTCGCATAGCCGAACATGAGGCCCTGGTCTCCGGCGCCCTGGTCGGGGAAGAGGCCCTCGCCGGGCGTCACGCCCTGGGAGATGTCGGGGGACTGGCGGCCGACGGTGACGAGCACGGCGCAGGAGGAGGCGTCGAAGCCGATGCCGGAGTCCGTGTATCCGATCTCCGCGATCGTCTCGCGCGCGATCTTCTGGTAGTCGACCATGCCCTTGCTTGTGATTTCGCCCGCTATGACGACAAGCCCCGTGCTGACCAGCGTCTCGCAGGCCACGCGCGAGAGGGGGTCCTGGGCCAAGAAGGCGTCGAGGACGCCGTCCGAGACCTGGTCGGCCACCTTGTCCGGATGGCCTTCGGTCACTGATTCCGAGCTGAAGAGGAATTCTTTCGCCATAAGAGTCTCCAAAAAAGAGTCCCGTAAGTAACCGGGGAATTTCCCCGAAGTCAATCGTTGATATCGGGCCGGGGGTGGAAGCGCTCAGAGCTTGGCAAATGCCCGAATCTTTTGGGTTTCCCGCTGTACGAGGTGTTCGACTTCGGTGGCGGTTTTGCAGTCGAGCGCGCGGTCGAGGAGTTGTTTGGCCTGGCGGAAGGTGACCGAGCGGGTGAGCTTTTTCACCCGGGGGATGGAGAGGGGGGTCATCGAAAGCTCCGTGAGGCCCAATCCCAGGAGAATCAGGAAGCAGAGGGGGTCGCCGGCCATCTCGCCGCAGACCGAGACGTCGATGTTCCGCGCGCGTCCCGCGTCGCTGATGATCTTGAGGAGGCGGAGCACGGCCGGATGGAGGGGTTCGTAGAGGTAGGAGACCTCCTCGTTCACGCGGTCGACGGCCAGGGTGTACTGGATCAGGTCGTTCGTGCCGATGCTCAAAAAATCCGACTCCGCCGCCAGCTCCTCGGCCATCAGGGCCGCCGCGGGGGTTTCCACCATGGCGCCGAGCTTCACCGATCCATCGAAGGGAGAGCCCTTGTCGCGAAGTTCGTCCTGAAGCTCGCCGACGATCTTTCTCACTTGGCGGAGCTCCTCCAGGTTCGTGATCATGGGGATCAGGATTTTGAGGGGGCCGAAGCGGGACGCCCGCAGCATCGCGCGAAGCTGCGTCTTCAAGAGGTCGCGCCGCTTCAGACAGTAGCGGATGGCGCGGAGACCCAGCGCGGGATTCACGCCTTCGTCAAAGTCCTCGTCATCCATCACCTTGTCGCCGCCGATGTCGAAGGTGCGGATGGTCGTCGACTCGGGGGCCATCTTTTGCAGGACCTCCCGGTAGGCGTGGAACTGTTCGTCTTCGGACGGCAGGCGTTTCCGCGAGAGGAAGAGCATTTCCGTGCGGAAAAGCCCGACGCCTTCGCCGCCGTGGGACTTGATGGCGGGAATCTCATCCAGGAGTTCCATGTTCGCCGCGAGCCGCAGCCGGTAGCCGTCCATCGTGACGGACGGCAGGTGGGCCTCCTTGAGAAGCTGATTTTCCTGCCGCTCGAATTTCTTGCGGAGCGTGTTGTATTGTTTCTGTTCGGCGGCGGAGGGGTGGAGGATCACCAACCCTTCGTTGCCGTCGATGAGGATGGGGTCGCCTTCGTGCGCGAGGTGAGTGATCCCCTCGATGCCGCAGACGGCCGGAATGTCGAGAGCGCGCGCGATGATCGCCGTGTGTGACGTCGACCCGCCCGCTTCAGTGACGAATCCCTGGGTCATTCCCTTGACCAGCTGGACGGTGTCGGTGGGAGAGAGGTCGTGCGCGACGATCGCCGCGTCCTTGTCCAGCTTGGGCAGGGAAGGCGCGTCCGCGCCGAGGAGGTTGAGCAGGATGCGCCGGGCCACGTGTCCCAGCTCGCTGTAACGTTCCCGAAAATAGGCGTCGGTGGTCTTGGGGAACGCCTCCATCATCTTCTGGACCTCCTTGTGGAAGGCCCACTCGACGTTGATCTTCTCCTGCCGGACGGCCTGGATGGTTCCTTCAACCAGCTGCTCGTCCTGGGCGATCAGCCGGTGCGAGTCGATGATCTTGGCCTGATCGCCCGCCTGGAATTTGCAAAGCTTTTCCTTGATGCGCGCGAGTTCGGTCTGGGTGCGCTTGAGGGATTGGCGAAAACGGTTGATCTCCCCCGTCACTTCGCGGTCGGATATCCAGTACTTCGGGACGTTGACGGGCTCCGCCTCGAGGAGATGGACCGTCCCCACGGCGATGCCCGGGGAGACCGCGATTCCTTTCAGCTGCCGGTTGAGGCGGCGTGCGCTCATTGTTCGCCGAATTTGTTTTCGATCAGCACTTCAAGGGCGGCCAGGGCGTCCGGTCCGTCGGCGCCCTCCGTGCGGATGGTGATCTTCGAGCCTTTGGCCGCGGCGAGCATGAGGATGCCCATGATGCTCTTGCCGTTCACTTCCCGGGAGTCCTTGCTCACGAAGACCTCCGCGCCAAAACGGCTGGCGATCTTCACGAACTGCGCCGCTGCGCGCGCGTGGAGGCCCAGGTCGTTCTTGATGAGGAACGTCTTGACGGTCCCGCCCTCTCTAGGCGGAGCCGGCGCTTCCCTTGAGGACTTCTCCGGCGAGCGCGATGTTTTTTTGACCATATTCCCGGATGAACGCGGCGATCTCCGCCAGCGGCCTCTCCCCCCTAAAGCTTGCCAGTTTGATGAGCATGGGCAGGTTCACGCCCGTGATGACCTCGATCCGCCCTTCCTGAAGAAAGGACAGGCACAGGTTCGAGGGCGTTCCGCCGAACATGTCCGACAGGAGCAGGATGCCGCCGCCGCGATCCACCTCGCGGA
The genomic region above belongs to bacterium and contains:
- the ahcY gene encoding adenosylhomocysteinase; amino-acid sequence: MTQNYDVKDPKLAEQGRLRIEWAAQSMPVVRSIRERFEKEKPLKGVKIGACLHVTTETAYLMLALKAGGADITLCASNPLSTQDDVAACLAIEHGIPTYAIKGEDNATYYRHIEAVLDSHPVITMDDGADVVGLLHQKRKSQLAEVIGGTEETTTGVIRLKSMERDGMLAYPIIAVNEALTKHLFDNRYGTGQSTIDGIIRATNRLLSGSNFVVAGYGWCGKGLAMRARGMGSRVIVTEIDPLKALEAAMDGFEVLPMHKAAPLGDIFCTVTGNKSVLRREHFDAMKSGAILSNSGHFNVEIDIPALESLAKGRRKIREFVEEFTMADGRKINLLGDGRLINLASAEGHPSSVMDLSFANQALCAEYMLKNARNLQKKVYDVPEAIDRNIAEMKLKHLGMTIDKLTPEQERYLASWNEGT
- the ptsP gene encoding phosphoenolpyruvate--protein phosphotransferase, whose amino-acid sequence is MSARRLNRQLKGIAVSPGIAVGTVHLLEAEPVNVPKYWISDREVTGEINRFRQSLKRTQTELARIKEKLCKFQAGDQAKIIDSHRLIAQDEQLVEGTIQAVRQEKINVEWAFHKEVQKMMEAFPKTTDAYFRERYSELGHVARRILLNLLGADAPSLPKLDKDAAIVAHDLSPTDTVQLVKGMTQGFVTEAGGSTSHTAIIARALDIPAVCGIEGITHLAHEGDPILIDGNEGLVILHPSAAEQKQYNTLRKKFERQENQLLKEAHLPSVTMDGYRLRLAANMELLDEIPAIKSHGGEGVGLFRTEMLFLSRKRLPSEDEQFHAYREVLQKMAPESTTIRTFDIGGDKVMDDEDFDEGVNPALGLRAIRYCLKRRDLLKTQLRAMLRASRFGPLKILIPMITNLEELRQVRKIVGELQDELRDKGSPFDGSVKLGAMVETPAAALMAEELAAESDFLSIGTNDLIQYTLAVDRVNEEVSYLYEPLHPAVLRLLKIISDAGRARNIDVSVCGEMAGDPLCFLILLGLGLTELSMTPLSIPRVKKLTRSVTFRQAKQLLDRALDCKTATEVEHLVQRETQKIRAFAKL
- a CDS encoding HPr family phosphocarrier protein, encoding MKNDLGLHARAAAQFVKIASRFGAEVFVSKDSREVNGKSIMGILMLAAAKGSKITIRTEGADGPDALAALEVLIENKFGEQ
- a CDS encoding PTS fructose transporter subunit IIA produces the protein MIGTIVVSHGNIGMEMVRVARSIVTDAAPMAGVALEHDEDATQMRDKILAAIREVDRGGGILLLSDMFGGTPSNLCLSFLQEGRIEVITGVNLPMLIKLASFRGERPLAEIAAFIREYGQKNIALAGEVLKGSAGSA